In one Nitrososphaera viennensis EN76 genomic region, the following are encoded:
- a CDS encoding arsenate reductase ArsC yields the protein MTKQQQEKTVLFVCVENAGRSQMAEGFFRKYAPKGYRAISAGTRPAQEINPLAVQAMKEAGIDISGQKSKVIDDDMVRNSIKAVNMGCMDRSECPLLFLNNPVDWGVEDPKGKPIERVRLIRDDIERRVKELVRDLEKSSNSS from the coding sequence ATGACAAAACAGCAGCAGGAAAAGACGGTGCTTTTCGTGTGCGTCGAAAACGCCGGCAGGAGCCAGATGGCAGAGGGCTTTTTCCGGAAATACGCGCCAAAAGGCTACAGGGCGATAAGCGCCGGGACGCGGCCGGCGCAAGAGATAAACCCGCTTGCGGTGCAGGCCATGAAGGAGGCAGGAATAGACATCAGCGGGCAAAAGAGCAAGGTGATAGACGACGACATGGTACGCAACTCTATCAAGGCGGTCAACATGGGCTGCATGGACAGGTCTGAATGCCCGCTCTTGTTCCTGAACAACCCTGTAGACTGGGGCGTGGAGGACCCAAAGGGCAAGCCTATTGAAAGGGTGCGCCTCATCCGCGACGACATTGAGAGAAGAGTAAAAGAGCTTGTCAGAGACCTCGAAAAAAGTAGCAACAGCAGCTAG
- a CDS encoding antibiotic biosynthesis monooxygenase family protein codes for MLKAWAEDATFFKQKPGLISTQLHRGIGGSTVFVNYAVWEPAAHMKQAVSDPAFRARLAHYPDGIVSRPHLFKKVAVPGICVEY; via the coding sequence ATGCTCAAGGCTTGGGCGGAAGATGCCACATTTTTCAAGCAAAAGCCGGGGCTTATCTCCACGCAGCTTCACCGTGGCATAGGCGGAAGCACTGTTTTTGTCAATTATGCAGTATGGGAGCCGGCAGCGCACATGAAGCAGGCTGTTAGCGACCCTGCATTTCGGGCAAGGCTTGCACACTATCCCGACGGGATCGTCAGCAGGCCGCACCTATTCAAAAAGGTCGCAGTGCCGGGAATCTGCGTAGAGTATTGA
- a CDS encoding putative glycolipid-binding domain-containing protein gives MTTTTIVARWHTWAGDGHERLVLEEGPDGILAESVLQLQQQQGAAYSASYRIACDGSWRTRKVKVGLIGGSSRQVELASDGNGNWTDGASGALLPHLSGAIDVDISATPFTNTIPIRRLGLKLGQSKDVSVAYISLPDLAVTADLQRYTCLEPGRLYRYESVDGGFVRDIEVDEHGLVVTYPGLFKRI, from the coding sequence TTGACGACGACAACAATCGTTGCACGCTGGCATACCTGGGCGGGCGATGGCCACGAGCGCCTTGTCCTGGAGGAAGGCCCGGACGGCATCTTGGCAGAGTCTGTCCTGCAGCTGCAGCAACAACAAGGGGCGGCCTATTCTGCCAGCTACAGGATCGCCTGCGACGGATCATGGCGGACAAGAAAGGTCAAAGTCGGGCTGATTGGCGGCAGCAGCAGACAAGTTGAACTCGCAAGCGACGGCAACGGCAACTGGACCGACGGCGCTTCTGGCGCCCTCCTGCCCCACCTGAGCGGCGCCATCGACGTCGACATTTCGGCCACGCCTTTCACTAACACCATACCCATCCGCCGGCTTGGCCTGAAGCTGGGCCAGAGCAAGGACGTCTCTGTAGCCTACATCAGCCTGCCCGATCTGGCCGTCACGGCCGACCTCCAGCGCTACACATGCCTTGAGCCTGGCAGGCTCTACAGGTACGAATCAGTAGACGGCGGTTTTGTCAGGGACATCGAGGTTGACGAACACGGGCTGGTCGTGACTTATCCGGGCCTGTTCAAGAGAATCTAA
- a CDS encoding Ppx/GppA phosphatase family protein: protein MASHAAAHEEDGSIIIMKVSVVDLGFNSVKMVNYDVKRDGTFKAYRQEGVKVKLGEGLGRGGYLSGEPVQRTIEALKLFRDVINFDSIRHVLPVATSAVRDAANRDSFLKRVREETGFQFKVLSGEEEGFYSYVGALESTCIPTSLFFDLGGGSLELVYTENYGIKKVESYPLGALRLSKMYGNNNNNKDNDDGKDDDDDGSFSKKAYGKMEERILDTLPDRKELGISVDTTLVGVGGTLRAIARYEQELAGYELDKIHNYRMDHSSVSAIASELYKMDRGDLEKIKAIGSNRVDTIVAGAAVISLLMQKLDFDKVVVSARGLREGILSVFLRDPKAFYSNNVMTAERAKAYVTFACQQEVLPQYAFSLVKPLVSAGLLREKERAILGHALKEMATLPNVTNLSNLFHLIMDEDNAFLTHREQLILALAIVHTKKEKTVDWLFSRYGSILEPQNKKSIEKISACIVLSEILERTKATARLSISGNNNKKVAIRIMQSSGSRQPAVPATLLASALRNFERAFDVAASCQVVVSAANGSASKKHQEVKVIV, encoded by the coding sequence GTGGCTTCTCACGCCGCGGCACATGAAGAGGATGGTAGCATAATAATAATGAAAGTCTCTGTCGTCGACCTGGGCTTTAACTCGGTCAAGATGGTCAACTATGACGTCAAGCGCGACGGCACCTTCAAGGCGTACAGGCAGGAAGGGGTCAAGGTCAAGCTGGGAGAGGGGCTCGGCAGAGGAGGATATCTTTCCGGCGAGCCTGTGCAGCGCACCATCGAGGCATTGAAGCTGTTCCGCGACGTCATCAATTTCGATTCCATACGGCACGTGCTGCCGGTCGCGACAAGCGCGGTGAGGGACGCTGCAAACCGCGACTCTTTTCTTAAGCGGGTCCGCGAGGAGACCGGCTTTCAGTTCAAGGTGCTCTCCGGCGAGGAAGAGGGGTTCTACTCGTATGTCGGCGCGCTGGAATCGACGTGCATACCCACGTCGCTCTTTTTCGACCTCGGGGGCGGGAGCCTGGAGCTGGTCTACACCGAGAATTACGGCATAAAGAAGGTCGAGTCGTACCCGCTTGGCGCGCTGCGCCTGTCAAAGATGTACGGCAATAATAATAACAACAAAGATAATGACGATGGCAAAGATGACGATGATGACGGCTCGTTTTCAAAGAAGGCGTACGGCAAGATGGAGGAGCGCATACTGGACACGCTGCCGGACAGAAAGGAGCTTGGCATAAGCGTCGACACCACGCTCGTTGGCGTCGGCGGCACGCTGCGGGCGATTGCGCGCTATGAGCAAGAGCTTGCCGGCTATGAGCTTGACAAGATCCACAACTACCGCATGGACCATTCTTCCGTCTCTGCCATAGCAAGCGAGCTGTACAAGATGGACAGGGGCGATCTTGAGAAGATAAAGGCAATCGGGAGCAACAGGGTCGACACTATTGTCGCCGGCGCGGCGGTAATCTCGCTTCTCATGCAAAAGCTGGACTTTGACAAGGTGGTTGTCAGCGCAAGGGGCCTGCGCGAAGGGATACTGTCGGTGTTTTTGCGCGACCCAAAGGCGTTCTACAGCAATAACGTGATGACTGCCGAGCGGGCCAAGGCGTACGTCACGTTTGCGTGCCAGCAGGAGGTGCTCCCGCAGTACGCGTTTTCGCTGGTCAAGCCGCTAGTGTCTGCCGGCCTGCTGCGCGAAAAAGAGCGGGCGATACTGGGCCACGCGCTCAAAGAGATGGCCACCCTTCCCAACGTCACCAACCTGAGCAACCTCTTCCACCTGATAATGGACGAGGACAACGCGTTTCTCACGCACCGCGAGCAGCTGATCCTTGCGCTTGCCATAGTCCACACCAAGAAGGAAAAGACAGTGGACTGGCTGTTTTCAAGGTACGGGTCGATACTGGAGCCGCAGAACAAAAAGTCGATCGAGAAGATCTCGGCGTGCATAGTGCTCTCGGAGATCCTTGAAAGGACAAAGGCGACGGCGCGCCTGTCAATAAGCGGCAACAACAACAAAAAAGTCGCAATCAGGATCATGCAGAGTAGCGGCAGCAGGCAGCCGGCCGTCCCGGCAACGCTCCTTGCAAGCGCGCTGCGCAATTTCGAGCGCGCGTTTGACGTCGCTGCAAGCTGCCAGGTTGTTGTTTCTGCAGCAAACGGGTCTGCATCAAAAAAGCATCAGGAGGTCAAGGTGATCGTATGA
- a CDS encoding MIP/aquaporin family protein, whose translation MSETSKKVATAARLASDRKRFLAELAGTFVVVVLATGSVVIDARLGGSTLGTPFAAICPAIAVALMVYAFGKISMAHFNPAVTLGFLITGHIVPRQFPVYFAAEIIGALLASAFVAFAIGTEANLGANAPDYSFPLPLIIAVEVLATALLMAIIYAVVYTKGLKGFSGVAIGGMVGLDILFLSFVSGASMNPARSLAPALLSGFVADLWLYWTATFAGAAMVAMIARKKFR comes from the coding sequence TTGTCAGAGACCTCGAAAAAAGTAGCAACAGCAGCTAGGCTGGCCTCGGACAGAAAGAGGTTCCTTGCCGAGCTTGCCGGCACGTTTGTGGTAGTCGTCCTTGCCACCGGCTCTGTCGTGATTGACGCCAGGCTTGGCGGCAGCACCCTTGGCACGCCCTTTGCCGCAATATGCCCTGCGATCGCGGTCGCGCTGATGGTGTACGCCTTTGGGAAAATATCGATGGCGCATTTCAACCCTGCCGTGACGCTTGGCTTTCTGATAACAGGCCACATTGTGCCCCGCCAGTTCCCCGTGTATTTTGCGGCAGAAATAATCGGCGCGCTACTGGCAAGCGCGTTTGTCGCCTTTGCGATAGGCACCGAGGCAAACTTGGGGGCAAACGCGCCCGACTATTCGTTTCCGCTCCCCCTCATAATAGCGGTAGAAGTCCTTGCCACCGCGCTCTTGATGGCAATCATCTATGCCGTTGTGTACACAAAAGGTCTGAAAGGTTTCAGTGGCGTAGCCATCGGCGGCATGGTGGGCCTTGACATACTGTTCCTGTCGTTCGTGTCGGGCGCGTCGATGAACCCGGCAAGGTCGCTTGCGCCGGCGCTGCTCTCCGGCTTTGTTGCAGATTTGTGGCTGTACTGGACGGCAACCTTTGCCGGCGCTGCCATGGTCGCGATGATTGCGCGCAAAAAGTTCCGTTAG
- a CDS encoding winged helix-turn-helix transcriptional regulator, whose protein sequence is METKNKLPMVNGCGFDGYDATSLMSETARLRRIITKRGTLEILIPLCCTTEPVRYKQFRGAIKGVSSKTLAIRLKELEKGGILERKAYSEIPPRVEYRLTPKGQELVESVINLLQWMKKWSSSSGA, encoded by the coding sequence ATGGAAACCAAGAATAAACTGCCGATGGTCAACGGCTGCGGCTTTGACGGCTATGACGCCACCTCTCTCATGTCTGAAACCGCGAGGCTGCGCAGGATAATAACGAAAAGGGGCACGCTTGAGATCCTGATACCGCTGTGCTGCACCACCGAGCCGGTGCGCTACAAACAGTTCCGGGGCGCCATAAAGGGAGTAAGCAGCAAGACACTTGCAATCCGGCTAAAAGAGCTGGAAAAAGGCGGCATACTGGAGCGCAAGGCGTACAGCGAGATCCCGCCCCGCGTCGAGTACAGGCTGACGCCAAAGGGTCAGGAGCTCGTCGAGTCTGTCATCAACCTGCTCCAGTGGATGAAAAAGTGGTCGTCATCATCAGGCGCATAG
- a CDS encoding PAC2 family protein, which yields MIGLKVHRTPRFSGPPRIVAALPDMGNVAGIGLAYLAKKLDAKVFAELYSFWPPFVSYKDGIVADFKQASYRFYAVDESNLLIFTGDFNPADPRRLYEVCYEVLGMAQRMNASALYSIGAALRQPGAGGRVLAASNNPALVQSLKEAGAEMLQGEGQISGFNGLVLGLAKERGIDAACMLGEIDNPNIIQPKAAQSILQVLLKLLGLEPFDMAQLDEEEKRKNFMEQQVGYLEKVIERGEPPGVA from the coding sequence ATGATCGGGCTCAAGGTGCACAGGACGCCCAGGTTCTCCGGCCCGCCCAGAATAGTCGCGGCGCTCCCGGACATGGGAAACGTGGCCGGAATCGGCCTTGCGTACCTTGCGAAAAAGCTTGACGCCAAGGTTTTTGCCGAGCTGTACTCGTTCTGGCCCCCCTTTGTCAGCTACAAGGACGGCATTGTTGCTGATTTCAAGCAGGCAAGTTACCGCTTTTACGCAGTCGACGAAAGCAACCTTTTGATATTCACCGGCGATTTCAACCCAGCCGACCCAAGGCGCCTGTACGAGGTCTGCTACGAAGTGCTCGGCATGGCGCAGCGTATGAACGCAAGCGCGCTGTACTCAATCGGCGCCGCGCTCAGGCAGCCGGGCGCAGGCGGCAGGGTGCTTGCCGCCTCCAACAACCCGGCGCTCGTACAATCGCTGAAGGAGGCAGGTGCCGAGATGCTGCAGGGTGAGGGCCAGATTTCCGGCTTTAACGGCCTGGTGCTCGGCCTTGCAAAGGAGCGCGGGATCGACGCGGCGTGCATGCTGGGGGAGATCGACAACCCGAACATCATCCAGCCAAAGGCCGCGCAGTCGATTCTGCAGGTTTTGCTAAAGTTGCTGGGCTTGGAGCCATTTGACATGGCGCAGCTTGACGAGGAGGAAAAGAGAAAGAACTTCATGGAGCAGCAGGTAGGCTACCTTGAAAAGGTGATTGAAAGGGGCGAGCCCCCGGGCGTCGCCTGA
- a CDS encoding cation:proton antiporter gives MNHTAATIGTTIFPQFFAPGNGPTDFIVQDFAVVMIVAAVMIAITYKLKQPMVIGYILAGILIGPYTPPFSLVRDASTINVLAELGIIMLLFVVGTEFPMAKLRSVGRVSFVVAMAETLGTLFIVFFIAQYLGFTFFDSLFLGLALSITSTVVTVRILEELGMIKDKSSILLLGISVVEDILAISILAVLQSLAANGGQVEPLTLAVSIGIVAAFIGGVLFLGSRFFPKIIDRAGKTNDYALLLIVILGLAFGLSFIANGIGLSVATGAFLAGVLVAESNSAAVARILTLPLRDMFAAIFFVSIGALMDIRVLPDYILPAAILIFTSFGAKFLIVTGILTRAKYDSVTALRTGFGMSAAKGELSLVVVKGGQDVGAISPTILPLLGVVTIVTTFLAPYIIRFGSRIRMQSSGGDDDNKPAEEKAG, from the coding sequence GTGAACCATACCGCCGCAACAATCGGCACCACGATTTTCCCGCAGTTTTTCGCGCCCGGAAACGGTCCGACAGATTTCATCGTCCAGGACTTTGCGGTGGTCATGATAGTCGCCGCCGTCATGATTGCCATCACCTACAAGCTGAAGCAGCCTATGGTAATCGGCTACATACTTGCAGGCATACTCATCGGCCCCTATACGCCGCCTTTCAGCCTGGTCAGGGACGCTAGCACCATAAACGTGCTGGCAGAGCTCGGCATAATCATGCTGCTCTTCGTGGTGGGCACGGAATTTCCGATGGCAAAGCTGCGGTCGGTGGGGAGGGTGTCGTTCGTGGTTGCAATGGCAGAGACGCTTGGAACGCTCTTTATCGTATTCTTTATCGCGCAGTACCTCGGCTTTACGTTCTTTGACTCGCTGTTCCTCGGCCTGGCGCTTTCCATCACCAGCACCGTCGTGACCGTGAGGATACTTGAGGAGCTGGGCATGATAAAGGACAAGTCGTCCATCTTGCTGCTCGGCATTTCCGTGGTGGAGGACATCCTGGCCATCAGCATCCTTGCCGTCCTGCAATCGCTTGCGGCAAACGGCGGCCAGGTGGAGCCCCTGACTCTGGCAGTTTCAATCGGCATAGTGGCCGCGTTCATCGGAGGCGTCCTGTTCCTGGGGTCGCGCTTTTTCCCCAAAATAATCGACAGGGCCGGCAAGACAAACGACTATGCGCTCCTTCTCATAGTCATCCTCGGCCTCGCGTTCGGGCTTTCTTTTATCGCAAACGGCATAGGGCTGTCGGTGGCGACCGGCGCCTTTCTTGCCGGCGTGCTTGTGGCCGAGTCCAATAGCGCGGCAGTCGCAAGGATACTGACCCTGCCGCTGCGCGACATGTTTGCCGCCATATTCTTTGTCTCCATCGGCGCGCTCATGGACATCCGGGTCCTGCCGGACTACATACTTCCTGCCGCGATACTGATATTCACCTCGTTTGGGGCCAAGTTCCTCATCGTGACTGGCATACTGACTCGTGCAAAATACGACAGCGTCACCGCGCTCCGGACAGGGTTTGGCATGTCTGCTGCAAAGGGAGAGCTGTCGCTCGTGGTGGTCAAGGGAGGGCAGGACGTAGGGGCCATCAGTCCGACCATACTGCCACTGCTTGGCGTCGTGACCATCGTGACTACGTTTCTGGCGCCCTATATCATCAGGTTCGGGAGCAGGATCAGGATGCAGAGCAGCGGCGGCGATGATGATAACAAGCCCGCGGAAGAAAAGGCCGGCTAA
- a CDS encoding dTMP kinase, with product MRRSSRMAAAASQAAGRTIQFYGHGIPYIDDTEIKGRLIVIEGPDASGRSTQIGLITAKLEAAGHAVLNTGLKRSELISEGILEAKRNFAGRKTLSLFYAADFADQLENKIIPALRAGYIVLADRYIYTLLAREAVRGISRRWSHNLFSFAIVPDLVFYLDVRPEELVHRVFQKNAYLDYYESGADMGLSDDMFESFIKYQTMIAKEFRRMQKRYNLVIIDGNRSIPETNADLQKRIDAFLESARAGRLAAL from the coding sequence GTGAGGCGCAGCAGCAGGATGGCGGCAGCAGCAAGCCAGGCAGCAGGAAGGACCATCCAGTTCTACGGCCACGGCATACCCTACATCGACGATACCGAGATCAAGGGCAGGCTCATAGTGATAGAGGGGCCCGACGCGTCCGGCAGGAGCACCCAGATTGGGCTGATAACGGCCAAGCTTGAAGCCGCGGGGCACGCCGTGCTCAACACGGGCTTGAAGCGGTCGGAGCTGATAAGCGAGGGGATACTGGAGGCCAAGAGGAATTTTGCCGGCAGAAAGACGCTCTCGCTCTTTTACGCGGCCGATTTTGCGGACCAGCTTGAAAACAAGATAATCCCGGCGCTGCGCGCAGGGTACATCGTGCTTGCCGATCGCTATATCTACACGCTGCTTGCAAGGGAAGCGGTAAGGGGCATCAGCAGGCGCTGGTCGCACAACCTGTTCTCCTTTGCAATAGTGCCAGACCTGGTGTTCTACCTCGATGTCAGGCCGGAGGAGCTGGTCCACCGCGTCTTTCAAAAGAACGCGTACCTCGACTACTACGAGTCTGGCGCCGACATGGGGCTTTCTGACGACATGTTCGAGTCTTTCATAAAGTACCAGACCATGATCGCCAAAGAGTTCCGCAGGATGCAAAAGCGCTACAACCTCGTGATAATAGACGGCAACAGGTCTATACCGGAGACAAACGCCGACCTGCAAAAGCGCATCGACGCCTTTTTGGAATCGGCGCGCGCAGGCAGGTTGGCGGCGCTTTAG
- a CDS encoding CHAD domain-containing protein, whose protein sequence is MMLMMTPDGAQFAKNFETSGVRVKKRLAAYLRDPGDEENVHSMRTSLRRLEAAFSLLPKKERKRNRKQADACKAFFRANSRVRDLDIVRARITALGGGPFVVDAIAGRRKAALGRALALARSVEKKKMMMLPAAASAKNIDGDKLAGRMDKVAGRLVFAIEARLPVVVGDSSKKEELHELRKDMKKLRYVLEILPAGRRKKYGRAIARVAGGSSGSNSRSRRNAMAMLKELQGTLGLIRDCDITIEYLQNAKGAEAILQKEKDERDALYEKFTRMVS, encoded by the coding sequence ATGATGCTGATGATGACACCAGACGGGGCGCAATTTGCGAAAAACTTTGAAACAAGCGGAGTGCGCGTGAAAAAGAGGCTTGCCGCGTACCTGCGCGACCCCGGCGACGAGGAGAACGTGCACAGCATGCGGACGTCCCTCCGGCGCCTTGAGGCGGCGTTTTCGCTCCTGCCAAAAAAAGAGCGCAAAAGGAACAGGAAGCAGGCGGACGCGTGCAAGGCGTTTTTCCGGGCCAACAGCCGCGTGCGCGACCTTGACATAGTCAGGGCAAGGATCACAGCCCTCGGGGGTGGGCCGTTTGTCGTGGACGCGATTGCAGGCAGGAGAAAAGCCGCGCTTGGCCGCGCCCTTGCGCTGGCGCGCTCGGTGGAAAAGAAAAAGATGATGATGCTGCCGGCGGCTGCAAGCGCAAAGAACATTGACGGAGACAAGCTTGCCGGGAGGATGGACAAGGTCGCCGGGAGGCTGGTTTTCGCGATTGAAGCGCGCCTGCCGGTGGTAGTAGGCGACAGCAGCAAAAAGGAGGAGCTGCACGAGCTGCGCAAGGACATGAAAAAGCTGCGCTACGTGCTTGAGATCCTTCCTGCCGGCCGCAGGAAAAAGTACGGCAGGGCCATAGCAAGGGTCGCCGGCGGCAGCAGCGGCAGCAACAGCAGAAGCAGGAGGAATGCCATGGCAATGCTCAAGGAGCTGCAGGGCACGCTCGGACTGATACGCGACTGCGACATCACAATAGAATACCTTCAGAACGCCAAGGGCGCAGAGGCTATTTTGCAGAAGGAAAAGGACGAAAGGGACGCGCTTTATGAAAAATTTACAAGGATGGTAAGCTAG
- the arsM gene encoding arsenite methyltransferase yields MNNDNNGNIKEKVREKYGRVALLQDSCCGPGECGCGTMSSSSPIESAGAIGYSREDLASVPEAAMLGAGCGAPLNFAGLKEGETVVDLGSGAGIDVFLSARRVGAGGRAIGIDMTDEMLAKARKNASEHGYANVEFRKGDIEERIPLGDASADAVISNCVINLTFDKAKTFSEIHRVLKKGGRMVISDIAADREVTQADPEKWCSCIDGALTKENYIAAIKKAGFEGVSVLEERPYIEMDGRKLSSIVVRAVK; encoded by the coding sequence ATGAACAACGACAACAACGGGAACATCAAGGAAAAAGTGAGAGAAAAGTACGGCAGGGTCGCACTGTTGCAGGATTCATGCTGCGGGCCCGGCGAATGCGGGTGCGGCACGATGTCATCATCATCACCAATAGAGAGCGCAGGCGCCATCGGATACAGCAGAGAAGACCTGGCGTCTGTGCCTGAAGCAGCCATGCTGGGCGCAGGATGCGGCGCGCCATTGAATTTTGCGGGGCTGAAGGAAGGCGAGACCGTCGTGGACCTTGGCTCCGGGGCCGGCATTGACGTGTTCCTGTCTGCCAGGCGCGTCGGCGCAGGCGGCAGGGCGATCGGCATCGACATGACCGACGAGATGCTCGCAAAGGCGAGGAAAAACGCAAGCGAGCACGGCTATGCAAACGTCGAGTTCAGAAAGGGCGACATCGAGGAGCGGATACCGCTTGGCGACGCAAGCGCCGATGCCGTGATAAGCAACTGCGTCATCAACCTGACTTTTGACAAGGCAAAGACATTTTCCGAGATCCACAGGGTGCTGAAAAAAGGTGGCAGGATGGTCATCTCTGACATCGCCGCAGACAGGGAAGTCACGCAGGCTGACCCGGAAAAATGGTGCAGCTGCATCGACGGCGCGCTCACAAAGGAAAACTATATCGCCGCCATCAAGAAGGCAGGCTTTGAGGGCGTAAGCGTGCTTGAGGAGCGACCCTACATTGAAATGGACGGGCGCAAGCTGTCAAGCATAGTGGTAAGGGCCGTGAAATAA
- a CDS encoding stage II sporulation protein M produces MSRFNIKRRLLFVAIGAIVFFAAYSAGAAVQMTPEEAKEVRDSFSSQIEDIDDIGIFVNNVRIALGMFVPGLGIGLGVFSGYATGNVFAALAQDSPALQGIPPQLILITPFGIMEVVTYGLAMSRSGMLIYYFVKKRPWREYLVPTLIELGIAAAILLAAAGIEWWMIQELGGQNLELEGF; encoded by the coding sequence GTGTCGCGTTTTAACATAAAGCGCCGTCTGCTGTTTGTGGCGATAGGCGCAATCGTCTTCTTTGCGGCGTACTCTGCCGGCGCGGCCGTGCAGATGACGCCGGAAGAGGCCAAGGAGGTCCGCGACTCGTTTTCGTCGCAGATAGAGGACATTGACGACATCGGGATATTCGTCAACAACGTCAGGATCGCACTTGGCATGTTCGTGCCGGGGCTTGGCATCGGCCTTGGAGTGTTTTCCGGCTACGCCACAGGCAACGTCTTTGCTGCGCTTGCGCAAGACTCGCCGGCGCTGCAGGGCATACCGCCCCAGCTCATCCTCATCACCCCGTTTGGCATAATGGAGGTCGTCACGTACGGCCTTGCGATGTCAAGGAGCGGGATGCTGATCTATTATTTCGTGAAAAAGAGGCCGTGGCGCGAATACCTTGTACCGACGCTGATAGAGCTTGGCATAGCAGCGGCAATACTGCTTGCGGCAGCCGGAATAGAGTGGTGGATGATACAGGAGCTTGGCGGGCAAAACCTGGAGCTGGAAGGATTCTAA
- a CDS encoding ribonuclease H family protein: protein MRQHSIVVIDADASPSGYIAWYNHHTEKGTIRPVRPSPKNERFGVQRMELLAIYFALRDNLAHIRRALRRSSKRRIVVEVRSDSKTTVDQLRGTTQIRDSLMRRIVSVIGRLLAGMDCCTTIVFDHLERSKNIAGLMLEQRRRKEQERMMEMLSSSYDMPGFAPPVSSLCA, encoded by the coding sequence GTGAGGCAGCACTCAATCGTTGTCATAGATGCTGACGCCTCCCCGTCCGGCTACATAGCCTGGTACAACCATCATACCGAGAAGGGTACGATAAGGCCCGTCCGCCCCTCGCCAAAGAACGAGCGGTTTGGTGTGCAGCGGATGGAGCTTTTGGCCATCTATTTCGCGCTCAGGGACAACCTTGCGCACATACGCAGGGCCCTAAGGCGCTCAAGCAAGAGGCGCATCGTAGTCGAGGTGAGGAGCGACTCGAAAACAACAGTGGACCAGCTCCGCGGCACGACGCAGATAAGGGACTCGCTCATGCGCAGGATCGTTTCGGTCATCGGCAGGCTCCTTGCAGGCATGGACTGCTGCACGACCATCGTCTTTGACCACCTTGAGCGGTCAAAGAACATCGCCGGCCTGATGCTTGAGCAGAGGAGGCGCAAAGAACAGGAGCGCATGATGGAGATGCTCTCCTCTTCGTACGACATGCCGGGGTTTGCGCCGCCGGTGTCGTCGCTATGCGCCTGA
- a CDS encoding zinc-ribbon domain-containing protein, which produces MSMEKKSVGMAHHQQQDNRASMKYCAECGAKMPKAQKTCPACGETQ; this is translated from the coding sequence ATGTCAATGGAAAAGAAGTCTGTTGGCATGGCTCATCATCAACAACAGGACAACAGGGCTTCAATGAAATACTGCGCCGAATGCGGAGCCAAGATGCCCAAGGCGCAAAAGACCTGCCCTGCATGCGGCGAGACCCAGTAA
- the tmk gene encoding dTMP kinase has translation MVMMSYVKNREIIPGRLIIVEGVDGSGKSTQIRLLEKWFRYMGLPVFFTEWNSSETVKEITSKGKKKALLTPITFSLLHATDFADRYERHILPLLRAGYIVLADRYIYTAFARDVVRGCHPRWVRHMYDFAVKPDISFYFRVPVDVAFDRIVKNRPKLKYYEAGMDLNLSNDPYESYRIFQGRIVEQYDSMVGPENFVVIDGTADIEEQQKAMRQKVMELLPRQFFRGKQQQQEKEVPAE, from the coding sequence ATGGTGATGATGTCGTATGTTAAAAATCGCGAAATAATACCGGGCAGGCTGATAATAGTAGAGGGCGTGGACGGGTCCGGCAAGTCCACGCAGATACGCCTGCTTGAAAAGTGGTTCAGGTACATGGGGCTGCCGGTGTTCTTTACCGAGTGGAACTCGTCAGAGACGGTGAAGGAGATAACGTCCAAGGGCAAGAAAAAGGCCCTGCTGACGCCAATAACGTTCAGCCTCCTGCACGCCACCGACTTTGCCGACCGGTACGAGCGCCACATACTGCCGCTCTTGCGCGCAGGGTACATCGTGCTTGCCGATCGCTATATCTACACGGCGTTTGCCCGCGACGTCGTGCGGGGCTGCCACCCGCGCTGGGTGCGCCACATGTACGACTTTGCAGTCAAGCCTGACATCTCGTTCTACTTCAGAGTGCCGGTGGACGTGGCGTTTGACAGGATAGTGAAAAACAGGCCGAAACTAAAGTACTACGAGGCGGGCATGGACCTGAACCTGAGCAACGACCCCTATGAAAGCTACCGCATATTCCAGGGAAGGATAGTGGAGCAGTACGACTCGATGGTCGGGCCGGAGAACTTTGTCGTAATCGACGGCACGGCAGACATCGAGGAGCAGCAGAAGGCCATGCGCCAGAAGGTGATGGAGCTTTTGCCAAGGCAGTTTTTCCGGGGCAAGCAACAGCAGCAGGAGAAGGAGGTGCCGGCAGAGTGA